A region of the Candidatus Methylomirabilis oxygeniifera genome:
AACGACGGTGAGATTGCCGCGCTCCCTCCGATCGCTCGCAATGACGATGTGCAGAAGAGAGAATGGAGAAGATGGCCCCCGTTGCCTACATCGAACAGATCCGGAGACTCTACTCGATCGAGCCGCCCTACCAGTGGACGGTGAACCTGACGAGCCCCTGGACGCCAATGCCCAAGCCGGTCCGAGAGTGCCGGATCGCCCTGATCAGTTCCGGGGGGATTTATCACAAGAGCCAGGAGTCGTTTAACCCCATCAAGAACGATCTGACGTTTCGGGAAATCCCAAAAGACGTACACCTGCCCGACCTCCGCATCTCGCACTACTCTAAGAACGCAAGGGACGTCAAAGACCTCAATACGATCTTTCCCCTTGATCGGTTCAGAGAGCTGGAGGCTCAAGGGCACATTGGCGAGCTGGCCTCCGTAGGCTTCACCTTCATGGGGCGGATCTTTAAGCGAACCCAGCTCCAGAAAGAGATGGCGCCGCATCTCATCGGACGCCTGCGGGAACTCCAAGTCGATACGGCCTTCCTCGTCCCGGTCTGACAACTGTGCCACCAGTCCGTGGGACTGTTCGCCCGCGCCATCGAAGAGTCCGGCATCCCCACCGTCATGCTTTCCGCTGCCCTTGATATTACCTCCTCGGTCAAGCCGCCCCGCGCCGTCTTCGTGAACTTCCCCCTCGGTCATCAGGCCGGCAAGTCGTTCGACCTAGAGGGGCAGACCCGGATCCTGCTCGACGCACTCCATCTACTCGAAACGGCAACTACTCCGGGGACACTCGTCCAACTTCCATACAAGTGGGACGAAAACGATCCGCTGGATTCCTGGGAAGAGGAAGAGATGCTCCATCCTTCGCTGGTGTAACCCATGCCAATAAACACGCCTGGGAGATTCAGGTGGGGGCTAACGGGCTTGGCGGTCGGTCTGATCATGATCGTACTTGCCGCGTGCCAGACTGTCCCCATCTCTGGACGCTCCCAGTTGCTGCTCGTGTCTGAGGCCGATGAGGTCCAGTTGGGGGTGCAGTCGTATCAGGAGATTCTCCGCCAATCCAAAGTCTCGACGGATCAGAAGGTACTCAAGATGGTACGCCGTGTCGGGATGCGGATTGCAACGGCAACAGGACGTACGGATCTGAAATGGGAGTTTACGGTTATTAAGGACGATCAGGTCAACGCCTTTGCGCTTCCCGGCGGCAAGGTGGCCGTCTACACCGGGTTGTTGCCCGTCACGCGGGACGAAACAGGTCTTGCGGTGGTGTTGGGACACGAGGTCGCCCATGCCGTTGCGCGCCATGGTGCGGAGCGGCTCACCCAAGAACTGGTCGTAAAGACCGGCCTCGAGGCAACTAAATTGGCCCTGTCGAATCGTGATCCGGACACGGTCAAAACGGTCAGCGCACTCCTCGGAGCGGGAGCGACCTACGGCTTGATCCTTCCATGGAGCCGAGCACAGGAATCAGAGGCGGATCGGCTTGGTCTCGTCTATATGGCAAAGGCAGGCTATAATCCGCGCGCCGCTCGTGATCTGTGGACTCGTATGGCTGGGGTCTCCAAGGGGCAGGGACGTCCTTCGGAGTTCTTGTCGACCCATCCGTCGGAGGCGACACGAATCCGACAGATTACGGAGTGGTTGCCGGAGGCGCTCCAATATTACAAGCCCCGCCGTTGATGCGTGCGTCCATGAGCGCAAAAAGCCCTCGGACTCGGCCGTTTCACCGGCTTCAGACAACCCAATTTGCCTTGACAAGAAAAGGTCACAGGATTACTATTCGTCTAAGTGTGAGTCGTCGTTATCTGTCGGTTATAGGGGGAGCCGGAGCGTGAAGCGCCTCATCGACGTTGATCCGGAGATCGCTGAAGTTATTCGGCTTGAGACCAACCGTCAGGCCACCAAGCTGGAGTTGATCGCCTCGGAGAATTTCGTCAGTCCGGCGGTCATGGAGGCGGCCGGTTCGACGCTGACCAACAAATATGCCGAGGGGTACTCCGGACGACGCTACTACGGTGGGTGTGAGTTCGTCGACATGGCGGAGAATCTGGCGATCGAGCGAGCCAAGCGGCTTTTCGGCGCCGATCACGTGAATGTCCAGCCACATTCCGGTACGCAGGCCAACATGGCCGTGTACTTTTCGGTTCTGGAGCCCGGGGATACCATTCTCGGGCTGAACCTGTCGCATGGGGGTCATCTGTCCCATGGCAGTCCGGTGAACTTTTCCGGCCGCTTCTTCAAGGTGATTCCGTATGGTGTCAATAAGACGACGGAGCAGGTAGATTTTGACGTGCTCCGGTCGCTCGCCAGAACGCACCGACCCAAGCTGATTGTGGTCGGTGCCAGCGCCTACCCGAGGACTCTGGACTTTACGACGTTTAGTGAGATTGCGAAAGAGGTCGGCGCGCTCATCATGGCTGATATCGCGCACATTGCCGGGCTGATCGTCGCCAAGCTGCACCCAAGCCCCGTCCCCTACGCCGAGTTCGTCACGACCACCACTCACAAGACGCTTCGGGGACCTCGAGGCGGGATGATCATGTGTAAGGCGGAGTACGCCCCGGTCCTGAACAAGCAGGTTTTTCCCGGGATGCAGGGCGGTCCGCTAATGCATATCATTGCAGCGAAGGCGGTGGCGTTTGCCGAGGCGCTCTCACCGGATTTCGCGTCGTATCAGCGCCAGATCGTGGCGAATGCAAAGGTGTTGGGAGAAGCGCTGC
Encoded here:
- a CDS encoding Peptidase M48, Ste24p precursor; its protein translation is MAVGLIMIVLAACQTVPISGRSQLLLVSEADEVQLGVQSYQEILRQSKVSTDQKVLKMVRRVGMRIATATGRTDLKWEFTVIKDDQVNAFALPGGKVAVYTGLLPVTRDETGLAVVLGHEVAHAVARHGAERLTQELVVKTGLEATKLALSNRDPDTVKTVSALLGAGATYGLILPWSRAQESEADRLGLVYMAKAGYNPRAARDLWTRMAGVSKGQGRPSEFLSTHPSEATRIRQITEWLPEALQYYKPRR
- the glyA gene encoding Serine hydroxymethyltransferase (glyA) (Evidence 2b : Function of strongly homologous gene; Product type e : enzyme); this translates as MKRLIDVDPEIAEVIRLETNRQATKLELIASENFVSPAVMEAAGSTLTNKYAEGYSGRRYYGGCEFVDMAENLAIERAKRLFGADHVNVQPHSGTQANMAVYFSVLEPGDTILGLNLSHGGHLSHGSPVNFSGRFFKVIPYGVNKTTEQVDFDVLRSLARTHRPKLIVVGASAYPRTLDFTTFSEIAKEVGALIMADIAHIAGLIVAKLHPSPVPYAEFVTTTTHKTLRGPRGGMIMCKAEYAPVLNKQVFPGMQGGPLMHIIAAKAVAFAEALSPDFASYQRQIVANAKVLGEALQGHGFRLVSGGTDTHLLLIDLRGKGVTGKAAETALDQAGITANKNGIPFDEEKPTVTSGIRIGTPAVTTRGMREGEMREIANLIADVLKDVSNAAALAGVAVRVKELCDSFPLYREQLALSSPHLV